The following are encoded in a window of Panicum virgatum strain AP13 chromosome 5N, P.virgatum_v5, whole genome shotgun sequence genomic DNA:
- the LOC120676567 gene encoding ATP-dependent RNA helicase DEAH12, chloroplastic-like codes for MTAAGDDGLAALREQVALASSAAVSARDLDHAFQLQLDEAIQASLASPNAATSSWTQAAPTLPEPSSDVAYALELQATELALAEQDRRDALACRAAHSQAAASVRIAAHDALFARELAAIPEDRWAHDGDYFERPLELASSLSSPLFSVFFKGMVSSEAVGPRDRDPGLAVLAVALCGPQGNVVLRIQKPVEEVFAGDGEVLEVMALLEGLQAALELDIRNVKVLTDHKTLHNHMLGIWRPSGKKLADIVNQVLTVRRKFELCEISLVEPNQVSYVVKLARDSIAVQIAKALAVNASNEKRETCTICLEDADITKIHAVEGCAHRFCFSCMKEHVKVKLLHGMLPSCPQDGCTTKLSVEGSKAFLSPLLLEIMVQRVREEQIVPSQKIYCPYPKCSALMSLSEVIHPMQESCSKYTFAAAATLRKCVKCRGSFCMSCMVPWHDMMSCDEYKTHYTHAHPEDTRLESLAKTHLWRQCVKCRHMIELAEGCYHITCVCGHEFCYTCGKEWKEKKATCSCLLWDERNIITAQR; via the exons AtgacggccgccggcgacgacggcctCGCTGCGCTGCGCGAGCAGGTCGccctcgcctcctccgccgccgtttCCGCCCGCGACCTCGACCACGCCTTTCAGCTCCAGCTCGACGAAGCCATCCAAGCCTCCCT TGCCTCTCCCAATGCGGCCACATCCTCTTGGACGCAAGCCGCCCCCACGCTCCCCGAGCCTTCCTCCGACGTCGCCTACGCTCTCGAGCTCCAGGCCACCGAACTTGCGCTCGCCGAGCAGGACCGCCGGGACGCCCTCGCCTGCCGCGCTGCCCACTCCCAAGCTGCAGCCTCCGTCCGCATCGCCGCGCACGACGCCCTCTTCgcgcgcgagctcgccgccatCCCGGAGGATCGCTGGGCCCACGACGGCGACTACTTCGAGCGCCCCCTGGAGCTAGCCTCGTCCCTGTCCAGCCCGCTCTTCAGCGTCTTCTTCAAGGGCATGGTGAGCAGCGAGGCGGTGGGGCCGAGGGACCGGGACCCCGGCTTGGCGGTGCTGGCGGTGGCCTTGTGCGGGCCGCAGGGGAACGTCGTGCTCAGGATACAGAAGCCGGTGGAGGAGGTGTTtgcgggcgacggcgaggtgctgGAGGTGATGGCGCTGCTGGAGGGCCTCCaggcggcgctggagctggACATCCGCAACGTCAAGGTCCTCACCGATCACAAGACGCTGCACAACCAT ATGCTTGGGATTTGGCGTCCATCAGGGAAGAAGCTAGCAGATATTGTCAATCAGGTCCTGACAGTCCGGAGGAAATTCGAGCTATGTGAAATCTCACTTGTTGAGCCTAACCAAGTCAGTTATGTGGTCAAATTAGCAAGAGATTCAATAGCTGTTCAGATTGCCAAAGCTCTTGCTGTCAATGCCAGCAACGAAAAAAGAGAGACCTGCACTATCTGCTTGGAAGACGCTGACATTACAAAAATTCATGCAGTTGAAGGTTGTGCACATCGGTTTTGCTTCTCCTGCATGAAGGAGCACGTGAAAGTTAAGCTACTCCATGGAATGCTCCCATCTTGCCCACAAGATGGTTGCACCACAAAGCTAAGTGTGGAAGGATCAAAGGCATTCCTATCACCACTGCTGTTGGAGATTATGGTGCAACGAGTCAGGGAAGAACAGATCGTACCGAGTCAAAAGATTTATTGCCCATACCCCAAGTGTTCAGCCTTGATGTCCTTGAGTGAAGTAATCCATCCAATGCAAGAATCCTGTTCGAAGTACacatttgctgctgctgccacgtTGAGGAAGTGTGTCAAATGCAGAGGCTCTTTCTGCATGAGTTGTATGGTCCCATGGCATGACATGATGAGTTGCGATGAGTACAAGACACATTACACCCATGCTCATCCAGAAGATACAAGGTTAGAGAGCCTTGCAAAGACACATTTGTGGCGGCAATGTGTCAAATGCAGGCACATGATTGAGCTTGCAGAGGGTTGCTACCACATAACCTGTGT GTGCGGCCATGAATTCTGCTACACTTGTGGGAAAGaatggaaggagaagaaggcaACCTGCTCATGCTTGCTGTGGGACGAACGCAATATCATCACAGCTCAGAGATGA
- the LOC120676536 gene encoding uncharacterized protein LOC120676536: MASVPSSRALCCFLLACISCCLLLVPCCTSDGSVAAAAAFHGQKRDAPEIVGRALVCFDDRYIYSGCQGSFRLGPQGALDVPPGSADAFCGGPCLAETELVLRCVDGIMGNFRFYNGATAADVRSALDRGCGRSGLRGDFDLLRRLGAGGDNYGDGYFYGRAAGARRPASLVGSLAPPPPLLGAAAAILAWA, translated from the exons ATGGCGTCCGTTCCCAGCAGCCGGGCGCTGTGCTGCTTCCTGCTGGCGTGCATctcctgctgcctgctgctggtCCCTTGCTGCACATCAGATGGCTCCgtggctgctgccgccgccttccATGGCCAGAAGAGAGACGCCCCGGAAATAGTCGGGAGAGCCCTCGTCTGCTTCGACGACCGCTAC ATCTACAGCGGGTGCCAGGGCTCGTTCAGGCTGGGCCCGCAGGGCGCGCTGGACGTGCCGCCGGGGTCGGCCGACGCCTTCTGCGGCGGGCCCTGCCTGGCCGAGACGGAGCTCGTGCTCCGCTGCGTCGACGGCATCATGGGCAACTTCCGCTTCTAcaacggcgccaccgccgccgacgtccgCTCCGCGCTCGACCGGGGATGCGGCCGCTCGGGCCTCCGCGGCGACTTCGACCTGCTGCGCCGCCTCGGAGCGGGCGGCGACAACTACGGCGACGGGTACTTCTACGGCCGCgcggccggcgcccggcggcccGCCTCGCTCGTCGgcagcctcgcgccgccgccgccgctgctgggcgcggccgccgcgatcCTCGCGTGGGCGTGA
- the LOC120676467 gene encoding phospholipase A1 PLIP3, chloroplastic-like, with translation MDALRFVRAAAPPPPQPPVAPASVPPPTMPAQQRRRQQQQQHPPRAPLLRLWPRGGGGAGGEKPAAAGGAVRGAEPRSSPPPEEEREAEAGGRGQGNSNWVLQMLRVQPRWADAADAEATGGGGGGGGGREPEGEEAEAAGGGVEECASCGAGGEDEGCAVGYDEGEVFDRASFSRLLRKTSLGEAKEYSMMSYLCNIAYMIPRIQPKCLRRYNLRFVTSSVQDKARTIPEQKQEHNNTKDESQDEVSEAVGNAASTSKEDRIGLGINPFGAYHVVSSAASYLHSRAMGIMPFGSRNDVKEDPMAIMAFMNGENGEGLSMDEASFVATTNSVTSMVAAKEETRQAVADDLNSSRSCPCEWFVCDDDQNSTRYFVVQGSESIASWQANLLFEPVKFEELDVLVHRGIYEAAKGIYQQMLPYVKSHLEACGKSARLRFTGHSLGGSLALLVNLMLLMRGEAPASALLPVITFGAPCIMCGGDLLLRRLGLPRSHVQSITMHRDIVPRVFSCHYPDHVANILKLANGNFRSHPCLTNQKLLYAPMGEVLILQPDERLSPHHHLLPPDSGIYRLGGGGGGKSSSAPGDASLAELRSALSAFFNSPHPLEILKDGAAYGPRGSVYRDHDVNSYLRSVRGVVRKEARRAREAERDRWRLLLWWPFSVHGVLPSGAGRRGGGGFVDAVAEAARRAHLLAVVLLPAELLAHGALLVVARLR, from the exons ATGGACGCGCTGAGGttcgtgcgcgccgccgcgccgccgccgccgcagcctccggTGGCGCCGGCCtcggtgccgccgccgacgatgccggcgcagcagcggcggcggcagcagcagcagcagcacccgccgcgcgcgccgctgctccgcctgtggccgcgcggcgggggcggggccggGGGAGAGAAaccggccgcggcgggcggcgctgtccgcGGCGCGGAGCCGAGGAGTAGTCCTCCGCCCGAGGAGgagcgggaggcggaggcgggcgggcgCGGGCAGGGGAATTCGAACTGGGTGCTGCAGATGCTGCGGGTGCAGCCGCGGTGGGCGGACGCGGCGGACGCGGAGgctaccggcggcggcggcggcggcggcggcggacgagaaccggagggggaggaggcggaggccgcTGGCGGTGGCGTCGAGGAGTGCGCTTCCTGCGGCGCCGGGGGCGAGGACGAAGGCTGCGCCGTCGGGTACGACGAGGGCGAGGTGTTCGACCGCGCGTCCTTCTCGCGGCTCCTGCGGAAGACGTCGCTCGGCGAGGCCAAGGAGTACTCCATGATGTCCTACCTCTGCAACATCGCCTACATGATCCCCAGGATTCAG CCAAAATGTCTCCGGAGGTACAATTTGCGGTTTGTGACTTCGTCAGTGCAAGACAAGGCCAGAACTATCCCTGAACAGAAGCAGGAGCATAACAACACAAAGGATGAATCTCAAGATGAAGTATCTGAAGCTGTCGGCAATGCTGCATCCACAAGCAAAGAGGATCGCATTGGCCTGGGGATAAACCCCTTCGGTGCGTACCATGTTGTGTCATCTGCTGCATCTTACTTGCATTCCCGGGCCATGGGCATTATGCCATTTGGTTCTAGGAATGATGTCAAGGAAGATCCGATGGCCATCATGGCATTTATGAACGGTGAGAATGGTGAAGGGTTAAGTATGGACGAAGCCTCATTCGTGGCCACAACGAATTCAGTAACTTCCATGGTTGCGGCAAAGGAAGAGACAAGGCAAGCTGTCGCAGATGATCTGAATTCTTCGAGATCTTGCCCCTGCGAGTGGTTCGTttgtgatgatgatcaaaacAGCACAAGGTACTTCGTGGTTCAG GGCTCAGAATCAATTGCTTCTTGGCAGGCCAACCTTTTATTTGAGCCTGTCAAATTTGAG GAACTCGACGTGCTAGTTCACAGGGGCATATACGAGGCTGCAAAGGGGATATATCAACAGATGCTACCATACGTGAAATCCCACCTGGAAGCCTGCGGCAAATCTGCCAGGCTGCGGTTCACCGGCCACTCCCTCGGCGGGAGCCTGGCCCTGCTCGTGAACCTGATGCTGCTGATGCGGGGCGAGGCCCCCGCTTCGGCACTGCTGCCGGTGATCACGTTCGGTGCCCCGTGCATCATGTGCGGCGGcgacctcctgctccgccggcTCGGGCTGCCACGGAGCCACGTGCAGTCCATCACCATGCACCGGGACATCGTGCCCCGCGTGTTCTCGTGCCACTACCCTGACCACGTCGCCAACATCCTCAAGCTCGCCAACGGGAACTTCCGCAGCCACCCGTGCCTCACAAACCAG aaacttctgtacGCGCCAATGGGTGAGGTGCTGATCCTGCAGCCGGACGAGCGGCTGTCCCCGCACCACCACCTGCTCCCACCGGACAGCGGTATCTACCGcctgggcggcggtggcggcggcaagtCCTCGTCGGCGCCCGGCGACGCCTCCCTGGCGGAGCTCCGGTCCGCGCTGTCGGCCTTCTTCAACTCCCCGCACCCGCTGGAGATCCTCAAGGACGGCGCCGCCTACGGGCCCCGGGGCTCCGTGTACCGCGACCACGACGTGAACTCGTACCTCCGGTCCGTGCGCGGCGTGGTGCGCAAGGAGGCCCGGCGCGCGCGGGAGGCCGAGCGCGACCGCTGGCGCCTCCTCCTGTGGTGGCCCTTCAGCGTGCACGGCGTGCTGCCGTCGGGCgcggggcgccgcggcggcggcgggttcgtggacgccgtggccgaggcggcgcggcgcgcgcaccTGCTGGCGGTGGTGCTGCTCCCCGCGGAGCTGCTCGCCCACGGCGCGCTCCTGGTCGTCGCTAGGCTCAGGTGA